One genomic region from Leptolyngbyaceae cyanobacterium JSC-12 encodes:
- a CDS encoding hypothetical protein (IMG reference gene:2510096379~PFAM: Uncharacterized protein conserved in bacteria (DUF2141)): MGLRLRTLLLATFTTLAFACDAKAQFNGNLIVDVNGLKDRNGLLCIKIFNGSQGFPNSNDRALKRDCVKITEEPMRFVYKGLTAGNYAVAVFHDSNGDRTLNRNSAGMPTEGYGFSRNPVVKTSAPKYGEAVFLLAGANTRTVIQMKYGN, translated from the coding sequence GTGGGTTTAAGACTGAGAACCTTGTTACTAGCTACCTTCACGACACTAGCTTTTGCCTGCGATGCCAAAGCTCAATTCAACGGCAACCTGATCGTGGATGTGAATGGGCTAAAGGATAGGAACGGTCTGCTCTGCATTAAAATCTTCAATGGGAGTCAGGGCTTTCCCAATAGTAACGATCGCGCCCTCAAACGAGACTGCGTCAAGATCACTGAAGAACCAATGCGCTTTGTCTACAAAGGGTTAACAGCAGGAAATTATGCAGTAGCAGTATTCCACGATTCCAACGGCGATCGCACCCTCAACCGCAACAGTGCTGGAATGCCTACAGAAGGCTATGGTTTCTCCAGGAATCCAGTTGTAAAAACTAGTGCCCCCAAATACGGGGAAGCTGTTTTCTTGTTAGCTGGCGCTAATACCAGAACCGTGATTCAGATGAAGTACGGCAATTAG
- a CDS encoding calcium-binind protein CcbP (IMG reference gene:2510096380~PFAM: Calcium binding protein from Anabaena CcbP) yields MPEDTDRDREERLSMEILVDCYDEIEQAMGWYDYLQNRVTFPFKAHWSTGSSTRAVDVLRLAHEDDCTKTMMVVEIRYWDDQVSDEIMVPLAELHPINPDPDTAEAIADWHYWIKIGYKL; encoded by the coding sequence ATGCCAGAAGATACTGACCGCGATCGCGAAGAACGGCTCTCAATGGAGATTCTAGTAGACTGCTACGACGAGATTGAGCAGGCAATGGGATGGTACGATTACTTGCAAAATCGAGTGACATTTCCGTTCAAGGCGCATTGGTCTACAGGTTCCTCAACACGGGCTGTGGATGTGCTGCGTTTAGCACATGAAGACGATTGCACGAAAACGATGATGGTTGTTGAAATTCGATATTGGGATGATCAGGTTTCAGATGAAATTATGGTGCCTCTGGCAGAGCTTCACCCGATTAATCCGGATCCTGACACCGCTGAGGCGATCGCAGACTGGCACTACTGGATCAAGATAGGATATAAGCTTTAG
- a CDS encoding hypothetical protein (IMG reference gene:2510096381), whose product MLHSLVLGALPGLDTLFSTQGIMVLLLAAYAGAMWMFLTSAPKVYTIMVSDIELARQIYEGMLELPAADVPLHYYYNYEQSLGTTMVDPLYISPGVGRTTLGSTGAPDGLWYQLKKNTQLHVISGASLGENNRQRHVCFDRDCLEQVLLRVQMRRLKHKIRQEKPLNFLIKDYDGNVIEMAEVSN is encoded by the coding sequence ATGCTCCATTCTTTAGTGTTGGGCGCACTTCCCGGCTTAGACACCCTGTTTTCGACTCAAGGCATCATGGTACTTTTGCTCGCGGCTTATGCAGGTGCCATGTGGATGTTTCTCACGAGTGCACCAAAGGTTTACACCATTATGGTGTCTGATATAGAACTGGCGAGACAGATCTATGAAGGAATGCTGGAACTACCTGCGGCAGATGTTCCTTTACATTATTACTACAATTATGAACAGTCACTGGGGACAACGATGGTTGATCCGCTCTACATTTCACCAGGAGTAGGGCGCACCACATTGGGAAGCACGGGAGCACCAGACGGATTATGGTATCAGTTGAAAAAAAACACCCAATTGCATGTAATTTCAGGAGCCAGTCTCGGTGAAAACAATCGCCAGCGTCACGTCTGCTTTGATCGCGACTGCCTGGAACAAGTGCTGCTGCGTGTGCAAATGCGCCGCCTCAAACACAAAATCCGCCAGGAAAAACCCTTAAACTTTCTAATCAAGGACTATGATGGCAACGTGATTGAAATGGCAGAGGTTTCAAACTAA
- a CDS encoding SH3 domain-containing protein (IMG reference gene:2510096383~PFAM: Bacterial SH3 domain) produces the protein MGRRWQAFLWILASFLLPFAIAGVIYALAKPPQSLRLFSNLRHSDASKLTCQTIIADPNPPLNVRSSPVVAPDNKIASLPNGTPLTIVDENEGWLRITSPLQGWVYKELTVTSCVRLEDIIQVKTPATLPIEDQGTQLMAIATEQYQSGNLDGAIALAKTVPIQSRAYQSARLAILQWQHDWSRAESDYYTAQKALREGRWQDVLKRVNSYPNIRFWKEKMTPLVQSAIEQQR, from the coding sequence ATGGGGCGGCGTTGGCAAGCTTTTCTCTGGATTCTGGCAAGTTTTTTGCTCCCGTTTGCGATCGCTGGAGTGATCTATGCGCTAGCTAAACCACCACAATCTCTCAGATTGTTCTCAAACCTGCGACATTCCGATGCTTCCAAGTTGACCTGTCAAACTATCATTGCCGACCCTAACCCGCCGCTGAACGTGCGTTCTAGCCCAGTAGTCGCTCCTGACAACAAAATTGCCAGTTTGCCCAATGGCACCCCGTTAACCATTGTGGATGAAAACGAAGGCTGGTTACGCATCACCAGTCCACTCCAGGGATGGGTCTACAAGGAACTAACTGTTACCAGTTGCGTGCGTCTGGAGGACATCATTCAAGTTAAAACTCCAGCAACTCTACCAATTGAGGATCAAGGTACCCAACTGATGGCGATCGCAACGGAACAATACCAATCTGGAAATTTGGATGGGGCGATCGCTCTAGCTAAAACCGTGCCGATTCAAAGCCGCGCTTATCAGTCTGCCCGACTTGCCATCTTGCAGTGGCAGCACGATTGGAGCCGAGCAGAATCTGACTACTATACAGCTCAAAAAGCCCTCAGAGAAGGTCGCTGGCAAGATGTGTTGAAACGAGTGAATAGCTATCCCAACATTCGCTTTTGGAAAGAAAAAATGACTCCGCTGGTACAAAGCGCAATCGAACAGCAGCGCTAA
- a CDS encoding serine-pyruvate aminotransferase/archaeal aspartate aminotransferase (IMG reference gene:2510096384~PFAM: Aminotransferase class-V) has translation MTETISIRDRHRLRLAPLRVPERLLLGPGPSNAHPTVLQAMSTIPLGHLDPDFLGIMDEIQLLLRYIWQTDNPMTIAISGTGSAAMEATIANSVEPGDVVLVGVMGYFGNRLVDMAERYGADVRTITKPWGHVFSLTELRTAMETHRPAILALVHAETSTGAHQPLEGVGELCREFGCLLLVDMVTSLGGVPIFLDEWGVDLAYSCSQKGLGCSPGASPFTMSPRAIEKLQNRKTKVANWYLDARLLGKYWGSDRVYHHTAPINLYYGLREALRLVAEEGLAACWQRHQRNVEYLWQRLEEIGLALHVEREFRLPTLTTVRVPDGVDAKAIARTLLLEHNIEIGGGLGELAGKVWRVGLMGYNSKPESVDRLIDALKLVLGKP, from the coding sequence ATGACTGAAACCATTTCCATTCGCGATCGCCATCGGCTGCGACTGGCACCGCTGCGCGTACCGGAGCGTCTACTGCTGGGACCGGGACCATCCAATGCTCATCCCACTGTGCTGCAAGCCATGAGTACAATCCCTTTGGGACATTTGGATCCTGACTTTTTGGGCATCATGGATGAAATTCAATTGCTGCTGCGCTATATCTGGCAGACGGATAATCCTATGACGATCGCCATTAGTGGTACAGGGTCTGCCGCGATGGAAGCAACCATTGCCAATTCAGTGGAGCCAGGTGATGTGGTTCTAGTGGGCGTGATGGGATATTTCGGCAATCGTCTGGTGGATATGGCAGAGCGCTATGGCGCAGACGTGCGAACTATCACCAAACCCTGGGGACATGTGTTCTCGTTGACAGAACTACGTACTGCTATGGAAACCCATCGTCCCGCCATTTTAGCGTTAGTCCATGCCGAAACATCCACCGGTGCCCATCAACCATTAGAAGGAGTGGGCGAGTTATGCCGAGAATTTGGCTGTTTGTTGCTAGTGGATATGGTTACCAGTTTAGGCGGTGTGCCAATTTTTCTGGATGAGTGGGGGGTTGACCTGGCGTATAGCTGTAGTCAAAAGGGATTAGGCTGTTCGCCAGGTGCGTCGCCGTTTACGATGAGTCCGCGGGCAATCGAGAAACTGCAAAATCGTAAAACGAAAGTCGCAAACTGGTATCTGGATGCAAGGTTGTTGGGTAAGTATTGGGGCAGCGATCGCGTCTATCACCATACAGCTCCAATCAATCTCTACTACGGTTTGCGGGAAGCACTGCGTTTGGTCGCGGAAGAAGGGTTAGCCGCTTGCTGGCAACGTCACCAAAGGAATGTGGAGTATTTGTGGCAACGCCTGGAAGAGATAGGTTTGGCACTGCATGTTGAGCGCGAATTTCGCCTACCAACCCTGACCACGGTGCGGGTGCCTGATGGGGTGGATGCCAAAGCGATCGCCCGCACCCTCTTGCTAGAACACAATATTGAAATCGGTGGTGGTTTAGGTGAACTAGCAGGAAAAGTTTGGCGAGTGGGTTTGATGGGCTACAACAGTAAGCCGGAAAGTGTGGATCGGTTAATAGACGCGTTAAAACTGGTGTTAGGCAAACCTTAG
- a CDS encoding hypothetical protein (IMG reference gene:2510096385), whose protein sequence is MIAYISPLNTITIAQVVKRILKSGKITRADETFFLRAMVAEDPLTTEEMQQVHDLFNRLRMGLLKVVD, encoded by the coding sequence ATGATTGCGTACATCAGCCCTCTAAACACAATCACTATTGCTCAAGTTGTAAAGCGAATTCTGAAGTCCGGCAAAATTACCCGTGCCGATGAAACGTTTTTTCTGCGGGCAATGGTAGCAGAAGATCCTTTAACCACTGAAGAAATGCAGCAAGTTCATGATTTGTTCAATCGGTTGCGAATGGGCTTGTTGAAAGTAGTTGATTGA
- a CDS encoding transcriptional regulators containing an AAA-type ATPase domain and a DNA-binding domain (IMG reference gene:2510096386~PFAM: Sigma-54 interaction domain; Cyclic nucleotide-binding domain), whose product MERWEKVHWLRENTIFGSLSDEVLAAIADAIQEEVVAENRRVVLEDTLPTALYILKTGRLESYRTSQTTVAQAVGLLPGAMFHLRELLLDQVADQTVITLAECILWLIPRDAFLALVKQHPEISQTFSRQLATELSQVSAQLAYERERQAALRPYLVPKVKRGIVGTSRYAVRQRQEIRKAQCDRGSVLIFGEPGLGKDNVAALIHFGSSDRHEPMIKINCETLQASGSELFGRAGGKPGLLEWVGRGTVLLNNLQDLNPILLDKVVTLLKTGKYTPVTREGEPLPQPQTCDARILMNSERTLPALEPKGLVKHIIKVAPLRIRKADIAAQVEYYLSLFCRQRGIPKPTVTPEAIRRLQGYDFPGNLTELESLVERAVIQLNGASELTEEVFWAPSSKSKRFRLNLLNSYPRLRQFLRSPWYPDRLNYGVTVGLFAVVVLLLMLGPQSRERNLALNLFWAWWWMLILIAFPFVGRLWCAVCPFMIYGEIAQKLSLWLYPRKLLPWPRQEAQKWGGWFLFGMFTLILLWEELWELENTAYLSGCLLLLITAGAVIFSLVFERRFWCRYLCPIGGMNGLFAKLSITELRAQQGICSATCTTYQCYKGGPQKGEGQATNGCPLYSHPAQLEDNRDCVLCMTCLKACPHRSVELNLRPPGIELWTTHTPSYHEVCLLFLLFGAVFLHRLPEIEVELHTSLHLENFGWHTGMSVMALLLPGAIALLSHQLIQMFNRTVKPRPFLELAYGYLPLVLGANLAHYLRLGLTEAGQIIPVTFATFGFSTANLPVAIAHPAVISFLQAVTLISAFWLSVMLTQKIARQPFMNLLPQHLTMVVVGSLVWKIVVGW is encoded by the coding sequence ATGGAACGATGGGAGAAAGTTCATTGGCTGCGTGAGAATACTATTTTCGGTTCTTTATCAGACGAGGTACTGGCAGCGATCGCAGATGCTATTCAAGAAGAAGTTGTTGCAGAAAACCGCCGTGTTGTTCTTGAAGATACGCTTCCCACCGCACTCTACATTCTCAAGACAGGACGATTGGAGAGCTATCGCACTAGCCAAACAACTGTGGCTCAGGCTGTAGGATTGTTGCCTGGTGCAATGTTTCATCTTAGAGAGTTACTGTTGGATCAGGTCGCTGACCAGACGGTGATTACTCTGGCTGAATGTATCCTGTGGCTGATCCCGCGAGATGCATTTCTAGCGCTAGTAAAGCAGCATCCTGAAATTTCCCAAACGTTTTCGCGTCAGTTAGCCACAGAACTGAGTCAGGTTTCAGCTCAATTGGCATACGAACGGGAACGCCAGGCGGCTCTGCGTCCCTATCTGGTTCCCAAGGTGAAGCGAGGTATTGTGGGAACCAGTCGCTATGCAGTCCGACAACGGCAAGAAATTCGCAAGGCTCAGTGCGATCGCGGCTCAGTACTAATTTTTGGTGAACCAGGATTGGGAAAAGACAATGTGGCGGCGTTAATTCATTTTGGTTCCAGCGATCGCCACGAACCGATGATCAAAATTAACTGCGAAACTTTACAGGCAAGTGGATCTGAACTTTTTGGGCGGGCAGGTGGCAAGCCTGGTTTGCTGGAGTGGGTGGGGAGAGGCACTGTCCTGCTCAACAACTTGCAAGACCTGAATCCGATATTACTTGATAAAGTTGTGACGTTGCTAAAAACGGGTAAATACACGCCTGTTACTCGCGAAGGCGAACCACTTCCCCAGCCGCAAACCTGTGATGCTCGGATTTTAATGAACTCTGAGCGAACTTTACCTGCGCTAGAGCCAAAAGGATTAGTTAAACACATTATCAAAGTAGCACCATTGCGTATTCGTAAGGCAGACATTGCTGCGCAGGTTGAATATTACCTGAGCTTATTTTGTCGGCAACGGGGCATCCCAAAACCCACTGTTACTCCAGAGGCTATTCGACGGCTACAAGGCTATGATTTTCCTGGCAATTTAACTGAACTAGAGAGCTTGGTGGAACGGGCGGTAATTCAGTTGAATGGGGCAAGCGAATTAACGGAAGAGGTGTTCTGGGCACCCAGCAGCAAGAGTAAGCGCTTCCGGCTCAATTTATTGAACAGCTACCCTCGCCTGCGCCAGTTTCTTCGCAGTCCCTGGTATCCTGATCGCCTCAACTATGGCGTGACCGTTGGTTTATTTGCGGTGGTGGTGCTGCTATTGATGTTGGGACCGCAAAGCCGCGAACGCAACCTGGCGCTGAATCTGTTTTGGGCATGGTGGTGGATGTTAATACTGATTGCATTTCCGTTTGTGGGGCGCTTATGGTGTGCAGTTTGCCCCTTCATGATTTATGGCGAGATTGCCCAGAAGCTATCCCTCTGGCTTTATCCCCGGAAATTACTACCCTGGCCTCGGCAAGAAGCCCAAAAGTGGGGTGGGTGGTTCTTGTTTGGTATGTTTACGCTGATTCTACTCTGGGAAGAACTCTGGGAACTGGAAAATACTGCTTATCTATCCGGTTGTCTGTTGTTGCTAATCACTGCGGGAGCCGTTATCTTTTCGCTCGTGTTTGAACGGCGTTTTTGGTGTCGCTACCTGTGCCCAATTGGCGGTATGAATGGATTATTCGCTAAACTTTCAATCACCGAGCTACGCGCTCAGCAAGGAATTTGCTCTGCCACCTGTACCACTTATCAATGCTATAAAGGCGGACCTCAAAAAGGGGAAGGGCAAGCAACCAATGGTTGTCCGCTGTATTCCCACCCAGCACAACTGGAAGATAATCGGGATTGTGTGCTGTGTATGACCTGCCTCAAAGCTTGTCCTCATCGCTCAGTAGAATTAAATCTGCGCCCACCGGGGATTGAACTGTGGACAACGCATACGCCTAGCTATCACGAAGTTTGCCTGTTGTTCTTGCTGTTTGGTGCTGTGTTTTTGCACCGCTTACCCGAAATTGAAGTAGAGCTACATACCTCACTGCATCTGGAAAATTTCGGCTGGCATACGGGGATGTCTGTTATGGCTTTGCTCTTGCCAGGGGCGATCGCGCTACTCAGCCATCAACTTATCCAGATGTTCAACCGGACTGTCAAACCGCGCCCCTTTCTAGAACTTGCCTATGGGTATCTACCGTTAGTCTTGGGAGCGAATCTGGCGCATTACCTGCGACTGGGGTTGACCGAAGCTGGACAAATCATTCCAGTCACGTTTGCGACGTTTGGGTTTAGTACGGCGAACTTGCCTGTAGCAATCGCTCATCCCGCAGTCATTTCGTTTCTACAAGCAGTCACCCTGATTTCTGCCTTCTGGCTTAGTGTGATGTTGACTCAAAAAATTGCTCGTCAGCCCTTCATGAACCTCTTGCCCCAACACCTGACGATGGTTGTTGTTGGTTCCTTAGTCTGGAAGATTGTCGTGGGGTGGTAG
- a CDS encoding hypothetical protein (IMG reference gene:2510096387): protein MNMRILSVIGVAGMMAVTALPAAAVPKAVTRVLPRESFVGTESHTLPTPPVHPALFSLPIDVQVAKDDNLADNPITSKYGIGSDIKVWAEDIRKCMYARPVLVRVVGRDSVPFVISGDKGLIKMKGNKAVCSIY from the coding sequence ATGAACATGCGAATTCTGTCTGTGATTGGTGTTGCTGGAATGATGGCAGTTACAGCTCTGCCTGCTGCTGCAGTTCCCAAAGCAGTGACCCGCGTTCTTCCTCGTGAATCTTTTGTGGGTACTGAATCTCACACGTTGCCTACCCCTCCTGTTCACCCTGCCCTATTTTCTCTGCCGATTGATGTACAGGTTGCCAAGGATGATAATCTTGCTGACAACCCCATTACCAGTAAATACGGCATTGGTAGCGACATCAAAGTTTGGGCTGAAGATATTAGAAAGTGCATGTATGCTCGCCCTGTGCTGGTGCGTGTTGTCGGTAGAGATTCTGTTCCTTTTGTCATCAGCGGCGACAAGGGCTTGATCAAAATGAAGGGTAACAAAGCAGTTTGCTCGATCTACTAA
- a CDS encoding glycosyltransferase (IMG reference gene:2510096388~PFAM: Starch synthase catalytic domain; Glycosyl transferases group 1): protein MKVLVLAWEFPPRIVGGIARHVAELYPELVKRGHEIHIITVEFGQAPRYEVVEGVHVHRVEVATSHNFFHWVANMNESMGRHGGKLLMEEGEFDLIHAHDWLVGDAAIALKHTFKIPLVATIHATEYGRFNGIYSEQQRYVSSKEASLAFDAWRIIVCTNYMRLEVERALRVPWNKIDVVYNGIHLASRQCEPFDEQAFRRYFAADHEKIVYYVGRMTYEKGLTVLLSAIPKVLQEMGGNVKFVLIGTGKVEDFQRFAGELGIWDKCYFTGFMSDEDLNKFRVIADCAVFPSLYEPFGIVVLENFAARVPVVVSDTGGFPEIVRHAKTGIVTWTNNPDSLAWGILEVLKNPDYALWLVENAYEDLERRFSWSKLAQQTEAVYGRILHERAQVDW, encoded by the coding sequence ATGAAAGTTTTAGTACTTGCTTGGGAATTCCCTCCTCGGATTGTGGGCGGGATTGCTCGGCATGTGGCAGAACTTTATCCAGAACTGGTCAAGCGTGGGCACGAGATTCACATCATTACGGTTGAGTTTGGTCAGGCTCCTCGCTACGAGGTGGTGGAAGGTGTTCATGTGCATCGGGTAGAAGTTGCCACCAGTCATAATTTTTTCCATTGGGTGGCAAACATGAATGAGAGCATGGGGAGGCACGGCGGCAAACTTTTAATGGAGGAAGGGGAATTTGACTTGATCCATGCTCATGATTGGCTCGTGGGGGATGCTGCGATCGCGCTCAAACATACCTTCAAAATCCCTCTAGTTGCAACAATTCATGCTACGGAATACGGTCGCTTCAATGGCATTTATTCCGAACAACAGCGTTACGTTAGCAGCAAAGAAGCATCCTTAGCCTTCGACGCCTGGCGGATCATCGTGTGTACGAATTACATGCGACTAGAGGTTGAACGAGCATTGAGAGTTCCCTGGAACAAAATTGACGTAGTTTACAACGGCATTCATCTTGCCAGCAGGCAGTGTGAACCATTTGATGAACAAGCCTTTCGGCGATATTTTGCAGCGGATCACGAAAAGATTGTCTATTACGTGGGGCGGATGACCTATGAAAAAGGGTTAACTGTGCTTTTAAGTGCAATTCCCAAAGTCTTGCAAGAAATGGGTGGAAACGTCAAATTTGTTTTGATTGGGACAGGGAAAGTAGAAGATTTTCAGCGATTTGCTGGAGAATTGGGCATTTGGGACAAATGCTACTTCACCGGGTTCATGTCTGACGAGGATTTGAATAAATTTCGAGTTATTGCTGACTGTGCTGTCTTTCCCAGCCTATATGAACCCTTTGGTATTGTCGTGCTAGAAAATTTTGCAGCACGTGTTCCAGTTGTAGTTTCTGATACAGGTGGTTTCCCAGAAATTGTACGACATGCGAAAACTGGCATCGTTACCTGGACGAATAATCCTGACTCGCTTGCCTGGGGGATTTTAGAAGTTTTGAAAAATCCAGACTATGCTTTGTGGCTGGTTGAAAATGCCTACGAGGATTTAGAACGGCGGTTTAGTTGGTCTAAACTGGCACAACAAACTGAAGCGGTGTATGGCAGAATTTTGCATGAGCGTGCTCAGGTTGATTGGTAG
- a CDS encoding universal stress protein UspA-like protein (IMG reference gene:2510096389~PFAM: Universal stress protein family): protein MTQTFPLILSPPLLLATDGSSSARMAQGLIRLIAESLRTQLGEPLDLNPANERLPLLTVVTVQPRISNQARRFSKKVSKEIPESQPAQAKEPIPSAGSAVALSDVEQTTAPLTAEAFAKLIKQDFPEDFPLALQVRQGRPATEILNCARTIQAGLIAVGHRGIGGMRELLLGSVSTAIARYAPCSVLVARSHSDHPAPVSLRHVLLVVDNSSATQQALAVIYQLVGAGIHQLTLLHVQPPLNVSYLVSPFVARSSSRQLNQSLQDAQREQGEAILQRALTAIVIPSLEVQTRLRIGDPGPTICQVATDLDTNLIILGSDPARRSLLSPLQAMRVPHRPRPESNNISILRNTRLSVTEDYVIHYAPCPVLLCRTNGSEQRMPFENETGS from the coding sequence ATGACTCAAACGTTTCCCCTGATTCTATCACCACCTCTACTACTAGCCACGGATGGATCCTCTAGTGCCCGAATGGCTCAAGGGTTGATTCGTTTGATTGCAGAGTCACTTCGCACGCAGTTAGGTGAACCTTTAGATCTGAACCCAGCAAATGAGCGGCTACCTCTGCTGACAGTTGTTACAGTGCAACCACGGATCTCTAATCAAGCGAGGCGATTTAGCAAAAAAGTGTCTAAGGAAATTCCTGAGAGCCAGCCAGCACAGGCAAAGGAACCAATCCCGTCTGCTGGGTCAGCCGTTGCACTGTCAGACGTTGAGCAGACAACTGCCCCTTTGACTGCGGAAGCATTCGCAAAGCTGATAAAGCAAGACTTCCCAGAAGATTTTCCATTAGCGCTCCAGGTAAGGCAAGGACGACCTGCTACTGAGATCCTTAACTGTGCTCGCACCATCCAAGCTGGATTGATTGCCGTGGGGCATCGAGGCATTGGTGGGATGAGGGAATTGTTGTTGGGGAGTGTATCTACGGCGATCGCCCGGTATGCACCATGTAGCGTACTAGTTGCTCGATCTCATTCCGACCATCCCGCCCCAGTTAGTTTGCGTCATGTCCTTTTGGTGGTAGATAATTCATCGGCAACTCAGCAAGCGCTAGCAGTTATTTACCAGTTAGTTGGGGCAGGTATTCACCAGTTGACACTCTTACATGTTCAGCCACCGTTGAATGTCAGTTATCTAGTCAGCCCGTTTGTGGCACGTTCTTCTAGTCGGCAGTTGAATCAATCTCTCCAGGATGCCCAGCGAGAGCAGGGGGAGGCAATTTTGCAGCGGGCGTTGACCGCAATCGTCATCCCATCGCTGGAAGTGCAAACCCGACTGCGGATTGGCGATCCAGGTCCCACAATTTGCCAGGTTGCCACCGATCTGGATACTAATTTAATAATTTTAGGGAGTGATCCAGCCCGGCGATCGCTGCTTTCACCGCTACAAGCCATGCGAGTGCCACACCGCCCCCGCCCAGAATCAAACAATATTTCTATCTTGCGAAATACTCGCCTCAGCGTTACGGAAGATTACGTAATTCATTACGCTCCCTGTCCAGTCTTACTATGCCGAACCAACGGAAGTGAGCAAAGGATGCCCTTCGAGAATGAGACTGGGTCGTAG
- a CDS encoding protein of unknown function DUF1001, CpeT/CpcT family (IMG reference gene:2510096390~PFAM: CpeT/CpcT family (DUF1001)), with protein sequence MTHSTDIATLARWMAADFSNQAQAFENPPFFAHIRVCMRPLPLELLSGVSFLVEQAYDYNLNDPYRLRVLKLITQDGHIEIENYCVKGEEEFFGASRDLKRLSALRIDQLEMLPGCNMQVEWTGSQFKGRVQPGKACIVVRKGKTTYLDSEFEIDADKFISHDRGRDPETDEHVWGSVAGPFEFVRWASFADEVKV encoded by the coding sequence ATGACTCATTCAACTGATATTGCAACTCTGGCTCGTTGGATGGCAGCCGATTTTAGCAATCAAGCACAAGCCTTTGAAAATCCACCTTTTTTTGCCCACATCCGCGTTTGTATGCGTCCCTTACCCCTAGAATTACTCTCCGGTGTTAGCTTTTTGGTGGAACAGGCGTATGATTATAACCTCAACGATCCTTATCGACTGAGGGTGTTGAAGCTAATTACACAGGATGGACACATTGAAATTGAAAACTATTGCGTCAAGGGTGAGGAAGAATTTTTTGGGGCATCCCGCGATCTAAAGCGTCTTTCCGCTTTAAGAATCGATCAGCTAGAAATGCTTCCGGGCTGTAATATGCAAGTAGAGTGGACAGGAAGTCAGTTCAAGGGACGGGTGCAACCGGGTAAGGCGTGCATAGTAGTGCGTAAAGGCAAGACTACTTACCTGGATAGTGAGTTTGAGATTGATGCGGACAAATTTATTAGCCACGATCGCGGTCGAGATCCCGAAACAGACGAGCACGTGTGGGGTTCGGTAGCAGGGCCGTTTGAGTTCGTGCGTTGGGCAAGTTTTGCGGATGAAGTAAAGGTTTAA